Sequence from the Sanguibacter keddieii DSM 10542 genome:
TCGACCTCGCCCGCGCGGACCGCGGTGTCGAGGGCGACGACGCGGGCGTAGAGGCGCGCGTCCATGTAGATGGTGTCGTGGTGCGCCGAGAGCTCGGGGGCGAGCGTCTCCTCGATGTCCTCGAGCGCAGGGCTCGCGTCGGCCGAGGCGACGTTGTAGAGGACGGTGAGGGCTCGGTCGAGCACCTCACCGCTCGTCTCGAGCGCCTCGAGGGTGTTCTCGACGGTCGGCGGGTTCGGGTCGGTGACGATCGCCTCGATCTCGGCGAGCTCCGCGGCCATCCCGGCGCGCACCGCCGGGATGTAGTGCTCGTCGCGGATCGCCGAGAAGTCGGGCAGGGCGTAGGGAAGGGTGGACCGGCTCGCGAAGGGGTTGCTCGCGTCGAGCTCGTGGGAAGAGTCAGACATGACTCCATTCATACGTCACGAGCCGTCCGAGGTCGACAAGCCACGACGAGACGGGCCCACCTGACCCGCGCCCCCGTCTGCGGTCGCGCCGTCCCTGCCCGGTCAGACGGCGGGTGCGAACCTCTCGACCCACCCGAGCCCGTGCGCCTGCGCCACCTCGCGGTGGGCGAGCGTGCCGTGCAGCGTCGCGAGCCCGGCGGCGAGGGGCGCGTCGGCGGCGAGGGCCTCGAGGTCCCGTGCCCCGCCGAGCGCTGCGAGGCGGGCGACGTACGGCAGGGTCGCGTTGGTGAGCGCCTGCGTGCTCGTCACCGGGACCGCGCCGGGCATGTTCGCGACCGCGTAGAAGACGCTGCCGTGCACCCGGTAGGTGGGGTCGCTGTGCGTCGTGGCTCGCGTGCTCTGGAAGCAGCCGCCCTGGTCGACGGCCACGTCCACGAGCACCGAGCCCGGGCGCATGCGGGACACGAGCTCGTCCGAGACCAGCCGGGGCGCCCGGGCACCGGGGACCAGCACCGCACCGACCACGAGGTCGGCTCCGGCGACCTCGCGGTCGAGCGCGGCGGCCGTCGAGGTCACGGTCCGCACGGTCCCGCGGTGCTCGCGGTCGATCGAGGCGAGCACCGGCGCCTGCAGGTCGAGGACGGTGACGTCGGCCCGCATGCCCAGCGCGACCTGCGCTGCGTTGCGCCCGGCGGTGCCGCCGCCGAGCACGACCACCTTGGCCGGACGGGTCCCCGGGACGCCGCCCATGAGCAGTCCCGCTCCCCCGGCCGGGCTCGTGAGGTGGTAGGCGCCCACCTGGGTGGCCAGCCGCCCGGCGACCTCGCTCATCGGGGCGAGCAGCGGCAGCGAGCCGTCTGCGAGACGGACGGTCTCGTAGGCGAAGGACGTGGTGCCGGCGTCGAGCAGCGCCTGCGTGCACGCGCGGTCGGCGGCGAGGTGCAGGTAGGTGAAGAGGGTGAGGTCGCTGCGCAGGAACCGGTGCTCCGACGGCTGGGGCTCCTTGACCTTGACGACCAGCTCCGCCTCCGCCCAGACCTGCTCGGCGTCGGCGACCACACGCGCGCCCGCAGCCGTGTAGTCGGCGTCGGTCACGGAGGACCCGACCCCGGCGCCGGACTGCACCAGCACCTCGTGGCCCGCCTGCACCAGGTGGTGGGCGCCGTCCGCGGTGAGGGCGACCCTCAGCTCGTCCTGCTTGGTCTCTGTCGGGACTGCGATGCGCATGGGTCTCCTTCGCCGCGGCGGGTCACGCCGTGCTGGTCGGTGGGTCCTGCGTGGTGCGTGGGTCCTCGGTTGTGGGGGAGGTCGTCGTGGACGGGGTCGTCGTCCTGGTGGTCGGGTCCTGGCCGGCAGGTCGTGTCGTGGGGACGGTCACCGAGACCGCGGCCTCGTCGCCGTCGCCCTCGCCGTCGTCGGACTCGTCTCCTCCGTCGTCGTCCTCGTCGTCGTCGAGGTCCTCCGGCATGGGCGGGTCGAGGGTGCGCAGCTGGGAGTAGACGGCCCAGGCGACCGCGACCAGGGGGACGGCGATGACCGCGCCCAGGATCCCGGAGAGCAGCGTCCCGGCCGTCACCGAGATCGCGACGACCACCGGGTGCAACGACACCTGCCGTCCCATGACGAGCGGCTGGAGGACGTGCCCCTCGAACTGGCCGATGAGGGCGATGCCGACGCCGACGAGCGCGGCCTTCCAGATGCCGTCGGCCGCGAGCGCCACGACCATCGCGATGACCATCGCGGCGGGGGCACCGATGAGCGGGATGAACGCGCCGATGAGCACGAGCACGGCGAGCGGGGCGGCGAGCGGCACCCCGAGGATCGTGAGGAAGATGCCCGCGAGGATCCCGTCGGTGACGGCGATGATCACGGTGCCGCGGGTGTAGCCGGAGAAGGTGTACCAGCCTGCGCCGCCGACGACCTTCCAGGTGTCGCGGAGCCGGCTGGGCAGCTGGTTGAGGAACCAGGACCACATGCTGTCGCCGCGGGCCAGGAAGAAGATGGTGCAGAAGAAGGCCAACGCGAGGGCCGTGAAGATCTCGAAGACGGTGCCCGCCTGCTCGAAGGCCGTGCCGGCGATGTCGCCGGCGTGGTCCTGGACCCACTGGAGGCCGTCGTCGAACCAGCCGCGCATGTCGTCGACCGTGATCGAGAAGGGCAGCGGTCCGTTCTCGAGGAACTCGAAGATCTGGTTGGTGCCGCTCTCGAACTGGTCGGAGAGCTTCTGCCACTGGCCGGCGACGGAGGCGACGACGTAGGCGAGCAGCCCGCCGATGACGAGGATGCCGCTGAGCAGCGCGAGGGCTGTCGCGAGGGCCCGGGGCATCACCTTGGCGTAGATGTTGACGACCGGGCGGAGCACGGCGGAGAAGACGAGGGCGACGAACAGCGCGATGAAGACGAGCTGGACCCGTGAGGTCGCGAAGACGACGAGGCCGATCGCGATGGTCACGATGATGAGGCGCCAGGCCCAGCCGGCGGAGGACCTGAGCCAGAGCGGGACGGAGTCCTGCGGGGCAGCCGGGACCGGTGGGCGGATCGACGCCGTGCTCCGACGCACTGCTGCGCTCCGTACCCGCTGCCCCGACATGATGCTCTCCTGCTCTCGTCTGCTGACCTGCACGCCCGATGCGGGTCGTCCACCTGCGACACTATCCGTTCGGGAGGTCCCGTCCTGCTGCGCCGCGCTGTGCAGCCGGGGGCGGCGACGGGCACGCCCAGACAGTCTGGCGCAGCGCGGCGGCTCGTGCTCGTCGCACAGCATTCATGCATCGTTCACCTGCGCGAGGGATCGTCCGACCATGACCGTACCCACCACCCCGGGCCAGCCTGCGACAGGCCCCTCCTCGCTGCTGCGCGGCGACCTCGCGGCGCCAGAGCGCACGCTCGTCGACGTGTTCGGCGAGACGGTCGACCGGTACCCGGACTCCCCCGCCCTCGACAACGTGGCCGAGGTGCTCACCTACGCGGCGCTCGACGAGGCGACCGACGAGCTCGCCGGCGAGCTGGTCGGTCTCGGGGTGGGCCCGGGCGACACGGTCGGCGTGCGGATCAGCTCGGGGACGACGGCGCTGTACGTCGCGATCCTCGCGATCCTCAAGGCGGGGGCGGCGTACGTGCCGGTCGACAAGGACGACCCCGACGAGCGGGCCCGCACGGTGTTCGACGAGGCGCGCGTCGCGGCAGTGGTCGGCGACGGCCTGGTGGTCGCCGAGCGCGGTCCGC
This genomic interval carries:
- a CDS encoding AI-2E family transporter, producing MSGQRVRSAAVRRSTASIRPPVPAAPQDSVPLWLRSSAGWAWRLIIVTIAIGLVVFATSRVQLVFIALFVALVFSAVLRPVVNIYAKVMPRALATALALLSGILVIGGLLAYVVASVAGQWQKLSDQFESGTNQIFEFLENGPLPFSITVDDMRGWFDDGLQWVQDHAGDIAGTAFEQAGTVFEIFTALALAFFCTIFFLARGDSMWSWFLNQLPSRLRDTWKVVGGAGWYTFSGYTRGTVIIAVTDGILAGIFLTILGVPLAAPLAVLVLIGAFIPLIGAPAAMVIAMVVALAADGIWKAALVGVGIALIGQFEGHVLQPLVMGRQVSLHPVVVAISVTAGTLLSGILGAVIAVPLVAVAWAVYSQLRTLDPPMPEDLDDDEDDDGGDESDDGEGDGDEAAVSVTVPTTRPAGQDPTTRTTTPSTTTSPTTEDPRTTQDPPTSTA
- the ald gene encoding alanine dehydrogenase, with amino-acid sequence MRIAVPTETKQDELRVALTADGAHHLVQAGHEVLVQSGAGVGSSVTDADYTAAGARVVADAEQVWAEAELVVKVKEPQPSEHRFLRSDLTLFTYLHLAADRACTQALLDAGTTSFAYETVRLADGSLPLLAPMSEVAGRLATQVGAYHLTSPAGGAGLLMGGVPGTRPAKVVVLGGGTAGRNAAQVALGMRADVTVLDLQAPVLASIDREHRGTVRTVTSTAAALDREVAGADLVVGAVLVPGARAPRLVSDELVSRMRPGSVLVDVAVDQGGCFQSTRATTHSDPTYRVHGSVFYAVANMPGAVPVTSTQALTNATLPYVARLAALGGARDLEALAADAPLAAGLATLHGTLAHREVAQAHGLGWVERFAPAV